In Bacillus sp. SB49, a single window of DNA contains:
- a CDS encoding LacI family DNA-binding transcriptional regulator: protein MTVTIADVAKHADVSKSTVSQYLNKRYTYMGEKTKERIEASIQELGYQPNIVARSLKQKSTKTIGVIVANILHTFTTEVTRAIEDYCHGEDFHTIICNADDDPVKERHYIEMLRAKQVDGLIIFPTGNNLSLYRQMKDASYPVVFLDRTITDVHIPTVSLDNRKASKLAVDHLVEEGYERIAVITTSILEHISTRIDRIEGYKEAMSNHGIAVSEDYIVSAEPQGLTDQLEELLRLDTPPDALLAGNDLVLIEILKYAKRKNVVIPDELALIGIDDVSFAGFYSPAITTVAQPTFKMGKKAAELLLNQITKKEIRESDLRFQPTLMIRDSLKKGKGDGDGK from the coding sequence ATGACAGTGACAATAGCCGATGTGGCAAAGCATGCAGATGTATCGAAGAGCACGGTCTCTCAATATTTGAATAAACGCTACACGTACATGGGGGAAAAGACAAAGGAAAGAATTGAAGCTTCGATTCAGGAGCTTGGTTACCAGCCTAATATCGTAGCGCGGAGTTTAAAGCAGAAATCCACAAAGACAATAGGTGTCATTGTAGCGAATATCCTGCACACATTTACTACAGAAGTCACAAGAGCGATCGAAGACTATTGCCACGGGGAAGATTTCCATACGATTATTTGTAACGCAGATGATGATCCTGTCAAAGAAAGACATTATATTGAAATGCTGCGGGCGAAGCAGGTGGATGGGCTGATCATTTTCCCTACAGGGAACAATCTTAGCTTGTATAGACAAATGAAGGACGCTTCGTACCCTGTCGTGTTTCTCGACCGCACGATAACCGACGTCCACATCCCGACCGTATCGCTTGATAATCGAAAAGCATCCAAACTTGCGGTCGACCACCTAGTAGAAGAAGGGTATGAGCGGATCGCTGTTATTACGACATCCATCCTTGAGCATATTTCTACTAGGATAGATAGAATCGAAGGTTACAAAGAAGCGATGAGTAACCATGGCATCGCGGTTTCAGAAGATTATATTGTCAGCGCTGAACCTCAGGGCCTGACAGACCAATTGGAAGAGCTGTTGAGATTGGATACACCTCCGGATGCTCTCCTGGCCGGTAACGACCTCGTTTTGATCGAAATCTTGAAATATGCCAAAAGGAAGAATGTGGTTATACCGGATGAATTGGCGTTGATAGGAATTGACGATGTTTCCTTCGCAGGATTTTACTCTCCGGCCATTACCACCGTTGCTCAACCAACTTTTAAAATGGGGAAAAAGGCCGCGGAACTGCTTCTCAATCAAATTACTAAAAAAGAGATACGGGAGTCTGATCTTCGGTTCCAGCCGACTTTGATGATCCGAGACTCTCTAAAGAAGGGGAAAGGAGATGGTGATGGGAAATGA
- a CDS encoding DUF420 domain-containing protein produces the protein MEIKKDFNYVPWVVGLSIVINAIVVALLFVPEIEGDTGFDITLLPLLNAVFNSFTFVFLLAALFMIIRKNIKWHKRFIFAAFTTTALFLISYLTYHSMAESTHFGGEGIIVPIYYFILITHIVLAALIVPLALVTLFRGLSMRVDKHRKIARWTMPLWLYVSLTGVIVYLMISPYY, from the coding sequence ATGGAGATTAAAAAAGATTTCAATTACGTCCCTTGGGTCGTGGGGCTTTCAATTGTCATTAACGCCATTGTTGTGGCACTATTATTTGTACCTGAAATAGAAGGCGATACAGGTTTTGATATTACACTGCTTCCTCTGTTAAATGCAGTTTTTAATTCCTTTACGTTCGTTTTTCTATTGGCAGCGTTGTTTATGATTATTCGAAAGAATATTAAATGGCATAAACGGTTCATTTTCGCCGCTTTCACAACAACAGCATTGTTCTTAATTTCTTACCTGACCTACCATTCGATGGCTGAGTCTACTCATTTTGGTGGGGAAGGAATAATCGTACCTATCTATTACTTCATCCTGATCACCCATATCGTTCTTGCAGCGCTGATCGTACCATTAGCACTTGTTACACTATTCCGTGGGCTTTCCATGCGCGTCGACAAACACAGAAAGATTGCCCGCTGGACGATGCCCCTCTGGCTGTATGTCAGCCTGACAGGCGTCATTGTTTACCTAATGATCTCCCCATATTATTAA
- a CDS encoding peroxiredoxin family protein: MADITLGDPAPNFYLPSVDGSNFLFETQRKHYEESWHLIVFFRGSWCPVCIETLKELEVYHAELHKNDIQVTAISAEPLNKLKRMKEKENLTFPVLSDEFFSVLDAFGVYIHKTGAPYEDHGAHGEPAYFLFNKGGTLMYQQKQTGPFGRPSPEAILQTAALIRSHMKTTPPKEESG; the protein is encoded by the coding sequence ATGGCTGATATCACCCTTGGAGATCCTGCTCCAAATTTCTACCTTCCCTCTGTAGATGGAAGTAATTTTCTCTTTGAAACACAGCGGAAACACTATGAAGAATCGTGGCATCTCATTGTTTTCTTTCGCGGGTCCTGGTGCCCTGTGTGTATAGAAACCCTTAAGGAACTGGAAGTGTACCATGCAGAGCTTCATAAGAACGATATACAAGTAACTGCCATAAGCGCAGAGCCTTTGAATAAATTGAAAAGAATGAAGGAAAAAGAGAACCTGACATTCCCTGTTCTATCCGATGAATTCTTTTCCGTTCTCGACGCTTTCGGTGTCTACATTCATAAGACAGGAGCCCCCTATGAAGATCACGGCGCGCATGGCGAACCAGCATACTTTCTTTTCAATAAAGGCGGGACGCTTATGTACCAGCAGAAACAGACAGGTCCATTCGGGCGCCCTTCTCCAGAAGCAATCTTACAGACCGCTGCATTGATCCGAAGTCATATGAAGACTACGCCTCCAAAAGAAGAAAGTGGATAA
- a CDS encoding ECF transporter S component, with protein MKNWKLKEIVVMSVLAVVFAVVYLAFLPVGKVLSGLMGPIGYDFIYGIWFIVSIIAAYILRKPGAAFLSETIAATVEMLLGNASGPMLILTGVIQGLGAETAFAITRYKSYQLLTLMLSGMMAAVFSFFWEYFRLGYSALSTDYVAAMFIIRLLSGALISGLAGKAIADALAKTGVLSGFALGKERRRKRAA; from the coding sequence ATGAAGAACTGGAAATTAAAAGAAATCGTCGTCATGTCTGTACTTGCCGTCGTATTCGCTGTTGTTTACTTAGCTTTTCTACCTGTAGGCAAAGTTCTGTCCGGATTAATGGGTCCGATTGGATATGACTTCATATATGGAATATGGTTCATTGTCTCCATTATCGCCGCCTACATACTAAGGAAACCAGGCGCTGCATTCTTATCGGAAACCATTGCCGCCACTGTGGAAATGCTGCTCGGGAATGCGTCCGGACCGATGCTCATTTTGACAGGCGTCATTCAAGGACTTGGGGCAGAGACCGCCTTCGCCATCACCCGTTATAAGAGTTACCAACTCCTTACACTTATGCTCTCCGGTATGATGGCTGCCGTGTTCAGCTTTTTCTGGGAATATTTCCGCCTGGGGTACAGCGCCTTAAGTACGGATTACGTAGCAGCTATGTTCATCATTAGACTTCTAAGTGGAGCTCTCATCTCCGGGCTGGCAGGAAAAGCAATTGCCGATGCCCTTGCCAAAACAGGAGTGCTGTCAGGATTTGCTCTGGGTAAAGAACGTCGTAGGAAGCGGGCGGCATAA
- a CDS encoding ABC transporter ATP-binding protein produces MKMIFEVDHLSLTYDQHPQPVLKDINLNVAQGDSVLVLGPSGSGKSSLVHCLTGLYPEELDGTMTGTVKIAGKDACTYKPGEAAKKVGVVFQDPETQFCMLTVEEEVAFGLENLAVPPSQMQDLIEQALSWVGLEQYKKEKIHVLSGGQKQKLALACTLVMEPDVLILDEPTANLDPVSAREFIEILSEIKRKRKLTLVVIEHRLEGWLSLLTRVIVLEKDGHMFSEGPLLENLKTYGPTLMKEGVWLPYSARTAMALGWKGKLPLSIDEYVSLPIPLPAPEIKKPATEGTLLSANNVAWKEVLHNIHLDIHPEEWVAVVGANGSGKSSLSKLLAGIIKPSNGDVAFKGRSITRWKEKLLRREIGYVFQNPEHQFITDSVFEEVSYSLKEREMDEQETKEIVRKTLRLCQLEGLEHSHPFLLSQGQKRRLSVATMLVLDVNLLILDEPTFGQDAGSTESLMQILKEKHDQGTSIIMITHDMELVDRFATRTIVIQEGGIQWDGPTEELWEIESLEDYHLETPPRLKLTSSRDAKERTHVFS; encoded by the coding sequence ATGAAAATGATTTTTGAAGTTGACCATTTATCGTTGACTTATGACCAACACCCGCAGCCGGTACTTAAGGATATAAACTTAAATGTCGCACAAGGAGACAGCGTTTTGGTACTTGGTCCAAGTGGCTCGGGAAAAAGTTCCCTGGTGCATTGCCTGACGGGACTTTATCCTGAAGAACTTGACGGCACCATGACCGGTACCGTCAAGATAGCAGGAAAAGATGCGTGCACCTATAAACCGGGAGAAGCAGCAAAAAAAGTAGGCGTCGTATTTCAGGATCCTGAAACGCAGTTTTGTATGCTTACAGTAGAGGAGGAAGTAGCTTTTGGTCTTGAGAATTTAGCCGTACCTCCTTCGCAAATGCAGGATCTTATCGAACAGGCGCTCTCCTGGGTTGGTCTGGAACAATACAAGAAAGAAAAAATCCACGTCCTTTCCGGCGGCCAGAAGCAGAAACTGGCTCTTGCCTGTACACTCGTAATGGAGCCGGATGTGCTGATATTAGATGAACCAACAGCGAATCTGGACCCGGTTTCGGCTAGAGAATTCATCGAGATCCTCTCAGAAATAAAGCGTAAGCGTAAACTGACTTTAGTAGTCATCGAACACCGGTTGGAAGGCTGGCTTTCTCTTCTTACACGCGTAATCGTCCTTGAGAAAGATGGACATATGTTTAGTGAGGGACCACTTCTGGAAAATTTGAAAACCTATGGGCCTACCTTGATGAAAGAAGGCGTCTGGCTCCCCTACTCTGCCCGCACTGCCATGGCTCTTGGATGGAAGGGAAAGCTACCGCTGAGCATAGATGAGTATGTATCGCTGCCAATTCCTTTACCAGCTCCCGAAATAAAAAAGCCGGCGACTGAGGGAACGCTATTGTCAGCAAATAACGTGGCATGGAAAGAAGTCCTTCATAATATCCATTTGGATATCCATCCTGAGGAATGGGTAGCCGTCGTTGGAGCGAACGGAAGTGGAAAAAGCAGTCTTTCCAAGCTTTTAGCGGGTATTATAAAGCCGTCCAACGGAGATGTTGCTTTCAAAGGAAGATCGATCACACGCTGGAAAGAGAAGCTTCTTCGCCGCGAAATCGGTTATGTTTTTCAAAATCCCGAACACCAATTCATAACAGATTCTGTATTTGAGGAAGTGTCCTACAGTTTGAAAGAGCGAGAAATGGATGAACAAGAGACGAAGGAAATAGTCCGGAAGACGCTTCGACTCTGTCAATTGGAAGGCTTGGAACATTCTCATCCATTCCTTTTGAGTCAAGGACAGAAACGGAGACTCAGTGTCGCCACCATGCTCGTTTTGGATGTCAATCTACTTATTTTGGACGAGCCGACATTCGGTCAGGATGCTGGTTCTACCGAAAGTCTTATGCAGATCCTGAAAGAAAAACACGACCAGGGCACCTCCATCATCATGATCACTCATGACATGGAGCTTGTCGACCGTTTTGCAACAAGGACCATCGTTATCCAGGAAGGCGGTATTCAATGGGACGGACCTACGGAAGAACTATGGGAAATAGAATCATTGGAAGATTACCATTTGGAAACACCCCCGAGGCTGAAACTGACATCCTCAAGGGACGCAAAGGAGCGGACTCATGTCTTTTCATAA
- a CDS encoding GNAT family N-acetyltransferase codes for MSEMTLVKPALKWKDAYINYYKEWLESGETMIPWVIEKDPYAFDEMIEFLENNERGVYLPPGWVPDTTYWMMDKQERIIGVTNIRHKLTDRLRKEGGHIGYGIRPSERRNGYATTLLRLSLEKAWEMKITDVLVVCDQWNTGSWKAILKNGGKEDQDFVEEDGNVVKRFWISRK; via the coding sequence ATGAGTGAAATGACTCTGGTGAAGCCTGCCTTGAAGTGGAAGGATGCTTACATAAATTATTATAAGGAATGGCTGGAAAGTGGAGAAACGATGATACCATGGGTCATAGAGAAAGATCCGTATGCTTTTGACGAGATGATAGAATTCCTGGAAAATAATGAACGAGGAGTCTATCTTCCTCCCGGGTGGGTACCGGACACCACCTATTGGATGATGGATAAACAAGAACGAATAATCGGTGTTACCAACATACGCCACAAATTGACAGATCGTCTGAGAAAAGAAGGCGGTCATATAGGATATGGTATCCGACCTTCGGAAAGAAGGAATGGTTATGCAACGACATTACTGCGCCTTTCATTGGAGAAAGCCTGGGAAATGAAGATAACGGATGTCCTTGTCGTATGTGATCAGTGGAATACAGGGTCTTGGAAAGCTATTTTGAAAAATGGGGGGAAGGAAGACCAAGACTTCGTGGAAGAGGACGGCAACGTAGTCAAGCGGTTTTGGATAAGCAGAAAATAA
- a CDS encoding alpha/beta family hydrolase: MKKRWKYIGISLLVLAAAGVAAFLIWTQQTYKASPELKERTEIPSRIDGWITYIPQGAVKGGIVLYPGAKVEPEAYSYIAENLADDGYVTGIPEVTLNLAMLDSDKAEQLIDDYPNVKHWYVGGHSLGGVAAASFASRNMNEVDGLILLASYPAGDDLSGTDFPILSIYGERDGLTTLDKVEETKQLLSNQTTWKEIPGGNHGQFGVYGPQKGDKEAEITVWEQQDIIINDMTDWIQDMEE, from the coding sequence ATGAAGAAAAGGTGGAAATATATTGGTATTAGTCTTCTTGTCTTAGCTGCAGCTGGAGTAGCAGCTTTTCTGATTTGGACACAGCAGACATATAAAGCATCTCCGGAATTGAAAGAAAGGACGGAAATTCCGTCCCGTATAGATGGGTGGATCACTTACATTCCGCAAGGTGCCGTCAAAGGAGGAATCGTCCTTTATCCAGGAGCGAAAGTAGAGCCGGAAGCATACAGCTATATTGCCGAAAATTTAGCAGATGATGGATATGTAACAGGAATTCCTGAAGTCACCCTTAATCTTGCCATGTTGGACAGCGATAAAGCAGAGCAATTGATCGATGACTATCCGAATGTTAAGCACTGGTATGTTGGCGGTCATTCCCTTGGGGGGGTCGCAGCTGCATCTTTTGCCTCCAGGAATATGAATGAGGTCGACGGGTTAATTTTACTGGCCTCCTACCCTGCCGGAGATGATTTGTCCGGAACGGACTTTCCCATCCTTTCGATATACGGGGAGAGGGATGGACTGACGACGCTTGATAAGGTCGAAGAGACAAAACAGCTGCTTTCCAATCAGACGACTTGGAAGGAAATACCTGGTGGTAATCACGGTCAGTTTGGTGTTTACGGTCCTCAAAAAGGAGATAAGGAAGCTGAAATAACCGTATGGGAGCAGCAGGACATCATTATAAACGATATGACGGACTGGATACAGGACATGGAAGAGTAA
- a CDS encoding energy-coupling factor transporter transmembrane component T family protein produces MSFHNVNPTVKALTILAVVFVLALRYDPVTPAVFSAATIAVTFLFGNVNKKLYVIYLMIFSIFAFGMLWTTIAFADVPADAKETVSLFGWVVPKEDWLMALSLSFRIIAFASLSLLFVFTTNMVEFLLSLMQQLRLPPKLAYGILAGYRFLPMMKDEFQQIRAAHRIRGIEYASSLQGRWMQYQRYLIPLLAGAIRKAERTAVAMESKGFTGSWNRTFYRPMTIRKKDWMFPLLMTAILMGSILI; encoded by the coding sequence ATGTCTTTTCATAACGTTAACCCGACAGTGAAAGCATTGACGATCCTCGCCGTTGTCTTCGTGCTGGCTTTACGATACGATCCTGTCACCCCGGCGGTTTTCTCTGCTGCAACAATTGCCGTCACTTTTTTGTTCGGAAATGTAAATAAGAAGTTGTATGTGATCTATTTAATGATATTTTCCATCTTCGCCTTTGGGATGTTATGGACAACCATCGCATTCGCGGACGTTCCTGCAGATGCTAAGGAAACGGTTTCCTTGTTCGGATGGGTCGTCCCAAAAGAAGATTGGCTAATGGCATTATCTTTATCCTTCCGCATCATCGCATTTGCATCGCTTTCCTTATTGTTTGTCTTTACGACAAATATGGTGGAGTTTTTATTAAGCTTGATGCAGCAGCTTCGGCTGCCACCAAAACTCGCCTATGGCATTTTGGCAGGCTACCGCTTTCTTCCCATGATGAAGGACGAATTCCAACAAATCCGTGCAGCCCACCGGATCCGGGGCATCGAATACGCTTCCAGCCTGCAAGGAAGATGGATGCAATACCAACGTTATCTCATACCTCTACTAGCAGGAGCCATCCGAAAGGCAGAACGTACGGCTGTCGCAATGGAATCCAAAGGGTTTACAGGTAGTTGGAATCGTACCTTTTACAGACCCATGACTATCCGTAAGAAAGATTGGATGTTTCCGCTCCTCATGACGGCCATCCTTATGGGATCGATTCTCATATAG
- a CDS encoding PH domain-containing protein encodes MSNQQSLRFASKKSKWLSVFLVLVMGVVLIDAIGGLEWGVFMIPCLSNSYIAKVIFAVVISALVGWIYFGTRYIIDHEELKIVYGPFRKRVPLDQIRRVEEVKDILQAPALSFDRLEIHYGTAESIKVSPKNKSLFLKEIGSR; translated from the coding sequence ATGAGCAATCAGCAATCCCTTCGATTCGCGTCAAAGAAAAGCAAGTGGTTATCCGTCTTCTTGGTTCTGGTAATGGGAGTGGTACTTATTGATGCGATAGGCGGACTGGAGTGGGGGGTATTTATGATTCCCTGCCTTTCGAATTCTTACATTGCCAAGGTGATCTTTGCAGTTGTTATAAGTGCGCTCGTCGGCTGGATATATTTTGGGACACGATATATCATCGATCACGAGGAGTTGAAAATCGTCTACGGTCCTTTCCGGAAGCGTGTACCGCTTGACCAAATCAGGAGAGTGGAGGAAGTGAAGGATATACTTCAGGCACCTGCCCTTTCCTTTGACCGCCTGGAAATTCACTATGGAACAGCGGAGTCCATTAAAGTATCCCCGAAAAATAAATCGCTGTTTCTGAAGGAGATTGGGAGTAGATGA
- a CDS encoding GNAT family N-acetyltransferase, with amino-acid sequence MNIYKKQETAKGKWDSFFKDNWDSPYMIVSSGIYDCRKLDGFTYVGEKAEIIGLITYVESEEEVEIVSLDSLREGRGIGSLLIDRVESVADGRRIKVITTNENIHAIRFYQRRGFRLKSVVRGAVEKARLVKPSIPRFSSTGIPILDEIVLVKGDGER; translated from the coding sequence ATGAATATATACAAAAAACAGGAGACAGCTAAGGGAAAGTGGGATTCCTTTTTTAAGGATAACTGGGACAGTCCATATATGATCGTATCAAGCGGGATCTACGATTGCAGGAAGTTAGATGGGTTCACATATGTGGGGGAAAAAGCAGAAATTATCGGTCTCATCACATACGTGGAGAGTGAGGAGGAAGTGGAAATCGTATCTCTGGACAGCTTGAGGGAAGGAAGAGGGATAGGTTCTCTTCTGATTGATAGAGTCGAGAGTGTAGCAGATGGTCGAAGGATTAAGGTAATCACGACAAATGAAAATATTCATGCTATCCGTTTCTATCAGCGCAGAGGCTTCCGATTGAAGTCCGTCGTTAGAGGAGCGGTTGAAAAAGCGAGATTAGTAAAACCATCCATCCCCCGCTTTTCTTCTACAGGGATACCAATTTTGGATGAAATCGTTTTGGTGAAAGGAGATGGGGAAAGATGA
- a CDS encoding GTP-binding protein yields MRVPVTVLSGFLGSGKTTVLNHILHNKEGVKAAVIVNDMSEVNIDASLIKHGAFKRTQEKLVELQNGCICCTLREDLIIEVEKLTKLDIDYIIIESTGISEPIPVAQTFTYKDEETGIDLNSICRLDTMVTVVDAYRFWHDYQSGESLIDKGEGSGQEDEREVIDLLIDQVEFANVIVVNKVDLVRDEDREYLSAVLRRLNPDAKIVETSFGKLDVKEVWGTYSFDWEQASQSAGWIKELNEVHVPETEEYGIASFLYKRKRPFHPERFHQWLEKWPDTVIRSKGFFWLASRNEAIGLLSQAGPSLSIQKAGSWIASYPAEEQSALLEEDPALYDEWDTMHGDRLTELVFIGANMDKETIQKELDGCLLSEEEMQMDWRSFPDTLPSYQ; encoded by the coding sequence ATGAGAGTACCTGTTACGGTATTAAGCGGTTTCTTAGGTTCGGGTAAAACTACAGTTTTAAACCATATTCTGCATAATAAAGAAGGGGTCAAAGCAGCCGTTATCGTGAATGATATGAGTGAAGTGAATATAGATGCTTCTTTGATTAAACACGGGGCGTTTAAGCGCACGCAGGAAAAATTGGTGGAACTTCAAAATGGGTGCATCTGCTGCACATTAAGAGAAGATCTTATTATAGAAGTGGAAAAATTAACTAAATTGGATATCGATTATATTATCATTGAATCGACAGGAATTTCCGAACCTATCCCCGTCGCACAGACATTCACTTATAAAGATGAGGAAACTGGAATTGATTTGAATTCTATCTGCAGACTGGATACGATGGTCACAGTTGTTGATGCCTATCGCTTCTGGCATGATTATCAATCTGGCGAGTCACTGATAGACAAAGGGGAAGGGTCAGGTCAGGAGGATGAGCGGGAAGTAATCGATTTACTAATAGACCAAGTCGAGTTTGCCAACGTAATCGTCGTCAATAAAGTGGATCTTGTTAGGGATGAAGACAGGGAGTATCTTTCTGCCGTGTTGCGTCGATTGAACCCGGATGCCAAAATTGTCGAAACATCCTTTGGGAAACTGGATGTAAAAGAAGTGTGGGGTACTTATTCATTTGATTGGGAGCAGGCCAGTCAGTCTGCAGGCTGGATCAAAGAATTGAATGAAGTACACGTGCCGGAAACGGAGGAATACGGAATCGCATCGTTTCTTTATAAAAGGAAAAGACCCTTCCATCCGGAAAGGTTCCATCAATGGCTCGAGAAATGGCCGGATACAGTCATCCGTTCTAAAGGTTTTTTCTGGCTTGCTTCCAGGAATGAAGCCATTGGTCTGCTTTCCCAGGCCGGCCCGTCTTTATCCATCCAGAAGGCAGGTTCCTGGATAGCGTCCTACCCCGCAGAGGAGCAGTCTGCTTTGTTGGAAGAAGATCCGGCTCTCTATGATGAGTGGGATACTATGCATGGGGATCGATTGACGGAGCTGGTATTCATTGGTGCAAATATGGACAAGGAAACCATTCAAAAGGAACTGGATGGATGTCTGCTGAGTGAGGAAGAGATGCAGATGGATTGGAGGTCCTTTCCAGATACTCTTCCTTCCTACCAATAG
- a CDS encoding YkoF family thiamine/hydroxymethylpyrimidine-binding protein yields the protein MTQVCGNSKIAGCSFSVHPMCNDFQDMIMTSLQQTDTSKVWMKTDHVTTTVRGRLEHVFDVAKAVFHHTAVTGVHAAFQGTFSIGCPGDSTGDVYLDETSNVMNRNTAAVKQAVAAKFSLYPLGGGKYMETIYEKIERMREQGISVTPDHYSTRLEGDIHDIFHGLENVFKETEAGGSSHTVMTVSISANSPSKKEEEE from the coding sequence ATGACTCAAGTATGTGGAAATTCAAAAATTGCCGGCTGCTCTTTTTCTGTCCATCCTATGTGTAATGACTTTCAGGATATGATCATGACAAGCCTTCAACAGACCGACACATCCAAAGTATGGATGAAAACGGATCATGTTACGACGACGGTTCGCGGACGTTTGGAACACGTCTTTGACGTAGCCAAAGCCGTCTTTCACCATACCGCCGTCACAGGGGTTCATGCCGCATTTCAGGGGACGTTTTCCATCGGCTGCCCGGGCGATTCTACTGGTGATGTGTACCTGGATGAAACATCTAACGTGATGAACAGGAATACAGCAGCTGTCAAACAGGCGGTGGCAGCTAAGTTTTCTCTATACCCTTTAGGTGGAGGTAAGTATATGGAAACGATTTACGAAAAGATTGAAAGGATGAGAGAACAAGGCATTTCTGTAACACCTGACCACTATTCCACCAGGCTGGAGGGGGATATCCACGACATCTTTCACGGTTTGGAAAACGTGTTTAAGGAAACAGAGGCCGGTGGATCCTCCCACACCGTGATGACTGTGAGCATTTCTGCAAACAGCCCATCTAAAAAGGAGGAGGAGGAATGA
- a CDS encoding sugar kinase encodes MKDVATIGDAMITFDPLKKGPLRNVHTFERKAGGAEFNFAIGCARLGLETAWISRLGKDEFGKYIRNFARGEGIDVSEVKLVDGHPTSINFKEIKEDGSGSTFYYRSNSPTQTLTEQTFNMDFIRDTKVLHITGVFAAINPAKNIRLLKRVITYAKDHGALISFDPNIRLKLWSREEAKESLKELLPYVDIMLTGVEEAELLFGVTDPRDIAAACTAYGITTVAVKHGDLGAYAFKDNQSATMPAVPPAKVVDTVGAGDGFDAGFIYGLLQGWSLDRTLAFANTIGSMVVSVHGDNEGLPELEDVFVQLGEKEMIER; translated from the coding sequence ATGAAAGATGTTGCGACGATAGGAGATGCAATGATTACATTCGACCCTTTGAAAAAAGGACCGCTGAGGAATGTTCATACGTTTGAGCGTAAAGCAGGGGGCGCTGAGTTTAACTTCGCCATTGGCTGCGCAAGACTTGGGCTGGAAACTGCTTGGATCAGCCGACTTGGAAAGGATGAATTCGGAAAGTATATTCGCAATTTTGCAAGAGGGGAAGGAATTGACGTATCAGAAGTGAAGCTTGTGGACGGACATCCTACCTCCATTAATTTCAAGGAGATCAAAGAGGATGGAAGTGGCAGCACGTTCTATTACAGGAGTAATTCCCCTACACAGACACTCACAGAACAGACGTTCAATATGGATTTCATCCGCGATACGAAGGTGCTCCACATAACAGGAGTATTTGCTGCGATCAACCCGGCAAAAAACATAAGATTGTTGAAGCGGGTGATTACATATGCCAAAGATCATGGGGCATTAATTTCCTTCGACCCGAATATCCGTTTGAAGCTATGGAGCAGAGAAGAAGCAAAAGAGTCCTTAAAGGAGTTGCTGCCTTATGTAGATATCATGCTTACCGGTGTCGAAGAGGCGGAACTGTTATTTGGAGTGACGGACCCACGTGATATTGCCGCTGCGTGTACCGCTTATGGAATAACTACTGTGGCTGTAAAACACGGAGATTTAGGTGCTTATGCGTTTAAAGATAATCAATCCGCTACTATGCCTGCCGTACCTCCAGCCAAAGTGGTTGATACGGTAGGCGCCGGGGATGGATTTGATGCCGGCTTCATTTATGGTCTGCTTCAAGGATGGTCCTTGGACCGAACGTTAGCATTTGCTAATACCATTGGATCCATGGTGGTAAGTGTACACGGGGATAATGAAGGATTGCCTGAATTGGAAGATGTATTTGTTCAGCTTGGGGAGAAAGAAATGATAGAGAGGTAG